One window of Entelurus aequoreus isolate RoL-2023_Sb linkage group LG06, RoL_Eaeq_v1.1, whole genome shotgun sequence genomic DNA carries:
- the LOC133651621 gene encoding serine protease inhibitor A3M-like, translating to MMHAALSVWVLSALICLGRGDHHEGHADGGLDLVTSGNKDFAFQLYRKLAAQADTQGKNIFYSPNSVSVALAALSLGARGDTHQQLFSGLGYNSTQVTQTDVNQAFGELIKRQDQSPDVSEGTAVFLDNTFQPKPEFMKVLKESFYTDGFNVDFKQKSKESADTINKYVNDKTHGKIKKLVEKVDPSTIMYLISYIYFKGMWASPFEPKYTKEDNFTVDENTKVPVLMMNNEDYFDIYHDLAVNTTILRLPFNSSYSMLLMLPENMAELEKEICPQHVAKWSKWMNSRKYDVFVPKFSIKTSYNLNNVLADMGMTHMFDDRADLSGIAEGAKLAVSEVVHQATLDVDEAGATAAAATGIGITLMSLQYVPVLKFDRPFMVLITENTTDNILFMGKILNPNM from the exons ATGATGCATGCAGCCCTGAGTGTCTGGGTCTTATCAGCCTTGATCTGTTTGGGAAGAGGCGACCACCACGAAGGCCACGCCGATGGCGGCCTCGACCTCGTGACTTCAGGAAACAAGGACTTTGCCTTCCAACTGTACAGGAAGTTGGCAGCTCAAGCTGACACGCAAGGCAAGAACATTTTCTACTCCCCGAACAGCGTGTCCGTTGCCTTGGCTGCGTTGTCGCTCGGAGCCCGGGGCGACACCCACCAACAGCTGTTCAGCGGTCTGGGTTACAACAGCACCCAAGTTACGCAGACAGATGTCAATCAGGCTTTCGGAGAGCTCATCAAAAGGCAAGACCAGTCACCGGACGTCAGCGAAGGGACCGCCGTGTTTCTGGATAACACCTTCCAGCCAAAACCCGAGTTCATGAAGGTTTTGAAAGAGTCCTTCTACACAGACGGGTTCAACGTGGACTTCAAACAAAAAAGCAAAGAAAGTGCTGATACCATCAATAAGTATGTCAACGATAAGACACATGGCAAGATTAAAAAGTTGGTGGAGAAAGTGGACCCAAGCACAATCATGTACCTCATCAGCTACATCTACTTCAAAG GAATGTGGGCCTCTCCTTTCGAACCCAAGTACACCAAAGAAGACAATTTTACTGTTGATGAGAATACCAAG GTTCCTGTCCTGATGATGAATAATGAGGACTACTTTGATATCTATCATGACCTGGCAGTCAACACAACCATCCTCCGCCTGCCTTTCAACAGTTCTTACTCCATGCTCCTGATGCTGCCTGAAAACATGGCGGAACTAGAGAAGGAAATTTGTCCGCAACATGTTGCTAAATGGTCGAAATGGATGAATTCTAG GAAGTACGATGTATTTGTTCCGAAGTTCTCCATCAAGACATCCTATAATCTGAATAACGTGTTGGCTGATATGGGAATGACTCACATGTTTGATGATCGAGCAGATTTGAGTGGAATTGCAGAGGGGGCGAAACTAGCGGTCTCCGAG GTTGTGCACCAAGCGACCCTTGATGTGGACGAGGCTGGAGCCACCGCTGCAGCTGCTACAGGCATCGGCATCACTCTGATGTCCTTGCAATACGTCCCTGTGCTGAAGTTCGACCGTCCGTTCATGGTTCTCATCACCGAAAACACCACAGATAACATCCTCTTTATGGGGAAGATCTTGAACCCCAATATGTGA
- the carnmt1 gene encoding carnosine N-methyltransferase isoform X2, whose translation MLAITNMAETTLEAPFAEEYFPKERKTFTPEEESRLEKQHFWRIIDSFRFYRSHVQEQVNRAERQFLRLPQRHQDLLPSVLPNLTCIRQCADHNHEVLQAIVQHSIHMFENIEYGEREDPRKVQPSSTFDMDKLKSTIKQFVRDWSESGQAERDTCYQPIIREIQRLFPSDKYDMSKVSVLVPGAGLGRLAWEIARLGYVCQGNEWSFFMLFSSNFVLNRCEQLNCLTLYPWIHQLSNNKKSSDQTRPIRFPDVNPQSLPLNSDFSMVAGDFLEVYTDADSWDCVATCFFIDTAHNVIQYVETIWKILKPGGVWINLGPLLYHFENMANEFSVELSYEDIRAAMVQFGFHIEVENESVHTTYTENERSMLRYVYDCVFFVARKPGGLFSNCQGDDQQNSSPPAAKSPRQNSLECHT comes from the exons ATGTTGGCCATTACAAACATGGCGGAAACAACACTGGAGGCTCCGTTTGCCGAAGAATATTTTCCCAAGGAAAGAAAAACGTTCACCCCCGAGGAAGAATCCAGGctagaaaaacaacatttttggagGATAATTGACTCTTTTAGATTTTACAG GTCCCATGTACAGGAGCAAGTAAATCGAGCCGAACGTCAGTTTCTTAGGCTACCTCAACGCCACCAAGACTTACTGCCATCTGTACTACCCAACCTGACTTGCATTCGCCAGTGTGCAGACCACAACCATGAAGTCCTGCAAGCTATAGTCCAGCACAGCATCCATATGTTTGAGAACATTGAGTACGGCGAGAGG GAGGATCCGAGGAAGGTGCAGCCCTCCTCAACATTTGACATGGACAAACTAAAGTCCACCATAAAGCAGTTTGTCAGAGACTGGAGTGAGTCGGGTCAAGCTGAGCGGGACACATGTTATCAGCCCATCATCCGGGAGATCCAAAGACTATTCCCAAGTGACAAATA TGATATGTCCAAGGTTAGTGTGTTGGTTCCGGGGGCTGGTCTTGGTCGTCTAGCCTGGGAAATTGCTCGTCTGGGTTATGTATGCCAGGGCAACGAATGGAGCTTCTTCATGCTTTTCTCTTCCAACTTTGTTCTCAACAG GTGTGAACAGCTGAATTGTCTGACACTGTACCCCTGGATTCACCAACTTAGCAACAATAAGAAGTCATCAGATCAGACACGGCCAATCAGATTTCCCGATGTGAACCCTCAGAGCCTACCGCTGAATTCAGACTTCTCCATGGTGGCAGGGGATTTTCTGGAAGTCTACACTGATGCAG ATTCTTGGGACTGTGTGGCTACCTGCTTCTTCATCGACACAGCTCATAACGTCATACAGTATGTGGAGACCATCTGGAAGATTCTTAAGCCTGGAGGAGTATGGATCAATCTAG GTCCATTGTTGTACCATTTTGAGAACATGGCCAATGAGTTCTCCGTTGAACTCAGCTACGAAGACATCAGAGCAGCAATGGTGCAATTTGGCTTCCATATAGAG GTGGAGAACGAGTCTGTGCATACCACCTACACAGAGAACGAGCGCTCCATGCTGAGATATGTATATGACTGTGTATTTTTTGTGGCGCGGAAACCTGGAGGTCTGTTTTCTAACTGTCAAGGGGATGACCAGCAAAACAGTTCACCACCGGCTGCCAAATCACCACGACAAAACAGTTTGGAATGTCATACGTGA
- the carnmt1 gene encoding carnosine N-methyltransferase isoform X1 translates to MLAITNMAETTLEAPFAEEYFPKERKTFTPEEESRLEKQHFWRIIDSFRFYRSHVQEQVNRAERQFLRLPQRHQDLLPSVLPNLTCIRQCADHNHEVLQAIVQHSIHMFENIEYGERVPDVGMCPEMVLQSRSNFCSPLPLSMTEVARYAAESYSKELQMEDPRKVQPSSTFDMDKLKSTIKQFVRDWSESGQAERDTCYQPIIREIQRLFPSDKYDMSKVSVLVPGAGLGRLAWEIARLGYVCQGNEWSFFMLFSSNFVLNRCEQLNCLTLYPWIHQLSNNKKSSDQTRPIRFPDVNPQSLPLNSDFSMVAGDFLEVYTDADSWDCVATCFFIDTAHNVIQYVETIWKILKPGGVWINLGPLLYHFENMANEFSVELSYEDIRAAMVQFGFHIEVENESVHTTYTENERSMLRYVYDCVFFVARKPGGLFSNCQGDDQQNSSPPAAKSPRQNSLECHT, encoded by the exons ATGTTGGCCATTACAAACATGGCGGAAACAACACTGGAGGCTCCGTTTGCCGAAGAATATTTTCCCAAGGAAAGAAAAACGTTCACCCCCGAGGAAGAATCCAGGctagaaaaacaacatttttggagGATAATTGACTCTTTTAGATTTTACAG GTCCCATGTACAGGAGCAAGTAAATCGAGCCGAACGTCAGTTTCTTAGGCTACCTCAACGCCACCAAGACTTACTGCCATCTGTACTACCCAACCTGACTTGCATTCGCCAGTGTGCAGACCACAACCATGAAGTCCTGCAAGCTATAGTCCAGCACAGCATCCATATGTTTGAGAACATTGAGTACGGCGAGAGG GTGCCAGATGTAGGAATGtgtccagaaatggtactgcaatcacggtcaaatttctgtagtcccctcccactctccatgactgaggttgccagatacgcagccgaatcctactccaaggaacttcaaatg GAGGATCCGAGGAAGGTGCAGCCCTCCTCAACATTTGACATGGACAAACTAAAGTCCACCATAAAGCAGTTTGTCAGAGACTGGAGTGAGTCGGGTCAAGCTGAGCGGGACACATGTTATCAGCCCATCATCCGGGAGATCCAAAGACTATTCCCAAGTGACAAATA TGATATGTCCAAGGTTAGTGTGTTGGTTCCGGGGGCTGGTCTTGGTCGTCTAGCCTGGGAAATTGCTCGTCTGGGTTATGTATGCCAGGGCAACGAATGGAGCTTCTTCATGCTTTTCTCTTCCAACTTTGTTCTCAACAG GTGTGAACAGCTGAATTGTCTGACACTGTACCCCTGGATTCACCAACTTAGCAACAATAAGAAGTCATCAGATCAGACACGGCCAATCAGATTTCCCGATGTGAACCCTCAGAGCCTACCGCTGAATTCAGACTTCTCCATGGTGGCAGGGGATTTTCTGGAAGTCTACACTGATGCAG ATTCTTGGGACTGTGTGGCTACCTGCTTCTTCATCGACACAGCTCATAACGTCATACAGTATGTGGAGACCATCTGGAAGATTCTTAAGCCTGGAGGAGTATGGATCAATCTAG GTCCATTGTTGTACCATTTTGAGAACATGGCCAATGAGTTCTCCGTTGAACTCAGCTACGAAGACATCAGAGCAGCAATGGTGCAATTTGGCTTCCATATAGAG GTGGAGAACGAGTCTGTGCATACCACCTACACAGAGAACGAGCGCTCCATGCTGAGATATGTATATGACTGTGTATTTTTTGTGGCGCGGAAACCTGGAGGTCTGTTTTCTAACTGTCAAGGGGATGACCAGCAAAACAGTTCACCACCGGCTGCCAAATCACCACGACAAAACAGTTTGGAATGTCATACGTGA